The stretch of DNA CGCGCAGGCCGCCGTCCTCATCTTCAGCATCGGCGATCCGCTCCCGAATCAGGGTCATGGAACCTCCGTCGAACGGATCCAGGCGCTGACCCGCGGGTTCACGGACAAGTTGCAGAGCGGAGGGGAGCCCGTCACGTGTCTGAAGAACTACTGGCCGCAGGCGTTGTCGTCGTAGCGGTCGGTCGTCCTACGTCCAGAGGTCGGTGACGTCGACGCCGACGCGGGCGAGCAACTGCCGGGTGAGGGGCAGGCTGATCCCGATGACGCTGCCCGGGTCGCCGGTGATGCCGTCGAGGAGCCAGCCGCCGAGACCGTCGAGGGTGAATGCGCCCGCGACCTTCAAGGGTTCACCGGTCGCGACGTAGCGGTCGATCGTGGCGTCGTCGACGTCCGAGAAGTGGACCTGCGTGGACTTGTGATCGGCGACCGACGCCACTGCCGCGCCGTCGCGCAGGCGCGTCACGCAGTGCCCGGTCAGCAGATGCCCCGTTCTGCCGCGCATCCGCCGCCAGCGTGCGACGGCGACGTCGGGGGAGTGCGGCTTGCCCGACAACTCGCCGTCGAGCAGCAGCATCGAATCGCAGGTGAGGACCACGCCGTCGGCGCGGGCGTCGGCGAATCCCGGATCGCCGTCGGACAGGATCGACGAGACGATCGCCTCGCCCTTGGCTCGTGCCAGACGCGTGACGACCTCGGCGGGTGCGATGCCGCCCATCTCGTCGATCAACGCGTCTTCGTCCAGATCGGCGATGAGGACCTGCGGAGACAGGCCGGCGTCGCGCAGCACGCGTCGGCGTGCCGGCGACGCCGACCCCAGAACTACTGTCGTCACCCGCGGTTCGGGAACGACGACGGCATGCCCCACGTGCTGCGGTGCATGTCCGTCGGCAGACCCCACTCGTTTCGCGTGCCCGGACCGGTGTCGTCGGTGCCGCCGCCCGCCGTCGCGAGGACACTCACCAGCACGGCGACGTCCTCGTCCGACGGATTGCCCGACACGACGGTGAGGAACGGCTTCTCGGCGCTCACAGCGGAATGTTCCCGTGCTTGCGCGGCGGCAGCTGAACCAGCTTGCGTTCCAGCAGCTTCAGCGCGTTCGAGATCTGGCCGCGCGTGTGGCTGGGCGGAATCACGGCGTCGACGTAACCGCGCTCGGCGGCGACGTACGGGTTCACCAGGGTGTCCTCGTACTCCTGCTGGAGTTCCAGGCGCAGGGCGTCGACGTCGTCGCCGTTGGCCTCGGCCTCCTTGAGCTTGCCGCGGTAGACGAATCCGACGGCGCCCGAAGCGCCCATGACGGCGATCTGCGCGGTCGGCCACGCCAGGTTGACGTCGGCGCCCATGTGCTTGGAGCCCATGACGTCGTACGCGCCCCCGTACGCCTTACGCGTGATGACGGTGATCTTGCCGACCGTCGCCTCGCCGTACGCGTACAGCAGCTTGGCGCCGCGACGGATGATGCCGTTGTACTCCTGGTCGGTGCCCGGCAGGAAGCCCGGAACGTCCACCAGGGTGATGATCGGGACGTTGAACGCATCGCAGGTGCGGACGAAGCGTGCCGCCTTCTCCGAGGCGTCGATGTCCAGGCAGCCCGCGAACTGGGTCGGCTGGTTGGCGACGATGCCGACGCTGCGGCCGTCGACGCGACCGAAGCCGACCACGATGTTCATCGCCCGTTCGGCCTGGACCTCGAGGAACTCGCCGTCGTCGACGATCCGGCGGATCACCTCGTGCATGTCGTACGGCTGGTTCGGGGAGTCCGGGATCAGCGTGTCGAGTTCGAGGTCGTCCTCGGTGAGGTTCTCCTCGATGCTGCCCGCCGGAACCGCCGCAGGCAGACGCGGAGCGTCGGCGCGGTTGTTGCTCGGCAGGTAGCTCAGCAGCTCCTTGACGTACTCGAGTGCGTCCTCTTCGTCCTCGGCGACGTAGTGCGCCACCCCGGACTTGGTCATATGCGTGTGCGCGCCGCCCAGGTCCTCCATGGTGACGTCCTCGCCGGTGACCGTCTTGATCACGTCGGGGCCGGTCACGAACATCTGGCTGGTCTGGTCGACCATCACCGTGAAGTCGGTCAGTGCGGGGGAGTACACGTGACCGCCCGCGGCCGGGCCCATGATCAGCGAGATCTGCGGGATCACGCCGGAGGCCCGCACATTGCGGTGGAAGATCTCGCCGTACAGGCCGAGGGAGACCACGCCCTCCTGGATGCGAGCGCCCGCGCCCTCGTTGATGCCGACCAGCGGGCGGCCGGTCTTGAGCGCGAGGTCCATGACCTTCACGATCTTCTCGCCGTAGACCTCGCCGAGGCTGCCGCCGAACACGGTGACGTCCTGGCTGAACACGCAGATCTCACGGCCGTCGACGGTGCCGTAGCCGACGACGACGCCGTCACCGACCGGGCGCTTGTCGGCCAGGCCGAAGTTGGTGCTCCGGTGACGGGCCAATGCGTCGAGTTCGACGAACGATCCCTCGTCGAGCAGATGGGTGATGCGCTCGCGGGCGGTCAGCTTGCCCTTGGCGTGGATCTTCTCGGCGGCGGCCTCGCCGACCGGGTGTTCGGCGTCTGCCAGCCGGTTCCGCAGGTCGGCGAGCTTGCCGGCCGTGGTGTGGATATCGGGTGCAGCGCCGTCGTCGCGCGAAGCAGTGGTCATAGACATCGACTCTAACGAGCGATGTGTGACCCGCGTCAACCGGATCTAATGTGAGAATTTCCTCATGTTCGGCCGTCGCGAGGGCGACTCGTCTGAACGTTCGGCGCGCGGACGCCGCGACTACAGTGTCTGGACATGACCGAATCCGCGTTGCCCGA from Gordonia humi encodes:
- a CDS encoding Maf family nucleotide pyrophosphatase → MTTVVLGSASPARRRVLRDAGLSPQVLIADLDEDALIDEMGGIAPAEVVTRLARAKGEAIVSSILSDGDPGFADARADGVVLTCDSMLLLDGELSGKPHSPDVAVARWRRMRGRTGHLLTGHCVTRLRDGAAVASVADHKSTQVHFSDVDDATIDRYVATGEPLKVAGAFTLDGLGGWLLDGITGDPGSVIGISLPLTRQLLARVGVDVTDLWT
- a CDS encoding acyl-CoA carboxylase epsilon subunit, producing the protein MSAEKPFLTVVSGNPSDEDVAVLVSVLATAGGGTDDTGPGTRNEWGLPTDMHRSTWGMPSSFPNRG
- a CDS encoding acyl-CoA carboxylase subunit beta, whose amino-acid sequence is MTRVTHRSLESMSMTTASRDDGAAPDIHTTAGKLADLRNRLADAEHPVGEAAAEKIHAKGKLTARERITHLLDEGSFVELDALARHRSTNFGLADKRPVGDGVVVGYGTVDGREICVFSQDVTVFGGSLGEVYGEKIVKVMDLALKTGRPLVGINEGAGARIQEGVVSLGLYGEIFHRNVRASGVIPQISLIMGPAAGGHVYSPALTDFTVMVDQTSQMFVTGPDVIKTVTGEDVTMEDLGGAHTHMTKSGVAHYVAEDEEDALEYVKELLSYLPSNNRADAPRLPAAVPAGSIEENLTEDDLELDTLIPDSPNQPYDMHEVIRRIVDDGEFLEVQAERAMNIVVGFGRVDGRSVGIVANQPTQFAGCLDIDASEKAARFVRTCDAFNVPIITLVDVPGFLPGTDQEYNGIIRRGAKLLYAYGEATVGKITVITRKAYGGAYDVMGSKHMGADVNLAWPTAQIAVMGASGAVGFVYRGKLKEAEANGDDVDALRLELQQEYEDTLVNPYVAAERGYVDAVIPPSHTRGQISNALKLLERKLVQLPPRKHGNIPL